From Candidatus Poribacteria bacterium:
AGTCGAAGGGCCTCCTCTTGGCACGCCTCGCACGCACACGCGAAAAGTCCAGATATATTGGCTGGCGCAGGATAGCGCGCATGGTCCACGTCAAACCCATCTATGTCATAGCGTTTGATTACGTCGACCAGACAATCACGAGTCCACTCGTTGATCCGCCTACGGCTCGGACACAGACCGATCCCCCACTGCTTGTAGCGCGTGTCGAGGGGTTTACCGAAGATGTCTATCATAGCGTATTCTGGATAGACATCACCCCCGTAGCTCCACAAGCCGAGATGTCCCCAAATCTCAATACCAGCCTCACGGCACGCCTCGATAACACGCAACAACGGCGTATCATCAAAGCCACCTACCGTGCCGGCTACCGGCGGGTAGATGCCGTCTTTTGCCTTCGGCCACAACGCCTCGCGGGCGCGCCAATCCTCAAACGGTCCCCGCCGGGCAATTTCGCCTGACGCACGAAATCCTGATGTGTGGCAGACCGAACTTTCGGGCATAATGGTAGTCAGTCCGATTTCATCCCTGAGTTTTTTCAATGAATCAGGGTGTTGGGCAACGTATTCTGTGCTACAGAACCAGATGAAACGTTGTGGATGTTCGATCATAGCAGCCCCGCACGTTGAGTCTATTGCCGATACAATCATTATCGCTTCTTAGCCTTCCATGACGCATGCCAGTACTCACCTAGGTCTAGGTCCCCCTGAATTTCATCCTTGTTGATGATGCCTTCAAAGCGATACCCCACACCCTGACCCTCATAGCGAATATCTGTCTGTATCTGCACGACATTTCCCTCCACAGTTCCCTGTAATGGTTCCGCACTGTATTGAGAGCGATAAGTTCCGCTTAATACTTCACCATCCTGCTCGAGTCGTAGACTGTGCTGCGCCTCTCCCGAAAGGAATTGAATCCGCATGTCCCACTCACCATTCAAATCATACATAGGCCTGCTCCTTACTTCTGAGACGAATTGAGAACTTCACCAATCCGAGCTGCAACAATTTCGTCTTCGCCTTCTTCCATCATGTAGGGCATGATAGAAATACCGTTCTCATTGCCGTTGAGTTCAATCCGAGGCTCACCTGCCGACAGCTGACTTGCGACCGCTGTGCCGTTGATTCCTACTGTCTCGGCATCCCAGTTGATCTCAAGCACCGGTGCGACATTCGATCTGCTACCACGTTCACGGATTGTAGTCGTCACGGAGTCAAAATCTTTCACAATGTCCGTAATAACTCCCAACCATCGCTCCCATTCTTTCCATTCTGCTTTATGATCTCTTTCTATCCACTGCTCCACCGCTGCCAATAGCCCCATGATTTCCTCTTTACCAGCTTTCATTGGACGTGCCAGTGCATGATGGGGTGCGCCATTGAGAAAAGCCGCCTGAAGTAAATCCTTGCGCCCTAAAACCAAGCCAGAGGCTTGAGGTCCTCGAAGGCATTTGCCACCACTATAGGCGACGGCATCAGCACCCTGCTTAAGATACCAATTGGGCACATCGGGTCGTTCTGCTGCCGCGTCCACAAAGGTCGGAACGCCATGTGCGTGACCAATTTCTGCCATTTCTTTTGTCGTTATCTGACCTCGTTCCTCGGCATCTCCGAAAACGAAGAGCATCGCAGTCCGCTCATTGAGGGCAGCTTTGAGCTCGTCTTTCGTGTCAACCTCAATCATCTTGACACCGACCATACGGATTGCATGGTCATAGACGTTCCGATGGCAGGTTTGGACAATAACCTCG
This genomic window contains:
- a CDS encoding aminotransferase class V-fold PLP-dependent enzyme, which produces MKNEVIVQTCHRNVYDHAIRMVGVKMIEVDTKDELKAALNERTAMLFVFGDAEERGQITTKEMAEIGHAHGVPTFVDAAAERPDVPNWYLKQGADAVAYSGGKCLRGPQASGLVLGRKDLLQAAFLNGAPHHALARPMKAGKEEIMGLLAAVEQWIERDHKAEWKEWERWLGVITDIVKDFDSVTTTIRERGSRSNVAPVLEINWDAETVGINGTAVASQLSAGEPRIELNGNENGISIMPYMMEEGEDEIVAARIGEVLNSSQK